In the genome of Hyphomonas sp. Mor2, one region contains:
- a CDS encoding serine hydrolase, which produces MKSILIAVAALVLGAVLGVFAYTRFVPPPNDVIARAQAFEGDQDYFFQNASELYPTRTVSGPEASTPLPAVEGALDGFTYEHGGQTRTLAELYTDMETSGLIIIHDGRIVHESYGRGADAGTRFTTWSLVKSITSTLVGVAVADGKIESVDDPLSKYLPEVVGTAYDGVTIKQALQMSSGIRYDPDLWEGKLDDTVEFLTKSVVTGQAPSFDLAIRYPREFEPGTKFNYNTAESQVLLELVRRATGMNAADYLEQKIWRPLGMEHDAGWIIDAAGADGAEVGGAMFNAALRDWARFGLFIEQGGAWNGEQILPFDWVNRATVSDEPHLLPGIVHTNPNRGYAWHWWTYADGTFTASGANGQTLYVDRDNDIVVARSSAWPEGYVREHDDQSFDLYKALAAWFVVKETGSAEPEISATDAP; this is translated from the coding sequence ATGAAGTCGATTTTGATTGCGGTTGCTGCCCTTGTCCTGGGCGCTGTCTTGGGTGTGTTCGCCTATACGCGGTTTGTGCCGCCTCCCAATGATGTCATCGCCCGAGCGCAGGCGTTTGAAGGTGATCAGGATTATTTCTTCCAAAATGCCAGTGAGCTCTATCCGACGCGGACCGTATCGGGACCCGAAGCTTCGACGCCATTGCCCGCTGTCGAGGGCGCTCTCGATGGGTTTACCTACGAGCATGGCGGCCAGACCCGTACGCTCGCAGAGCTCTATACAGATATGGAAACGTCCGGCCTGATCATTATCCACGATGGCCGCATCGTTCATGAGAGCTATGGCCGTGGGGCCGATGCTGGAACGCGCTTCACCACCTGGTCGCTGGTCAAGTCGATCACGTCGACTCTGGTCGGGGTGGCGGTTGCGGACGGCAAGATTGAAAGCGTTGACGATCCCTTGTCTAAGTATCTGCCTGAAGTGGTAGGCACAGCCTATGATGGCGTGACCATCAAACAGGCGCTGCAAATGTCATCCGGCATTCGCTACGACCCCGACCTGTGGGAAGGCAAGTTGGACGATACGGTCGAGTTCTTGACCAAAAGCGTGGTCACCGGTCAGGCCCCGTCATTCGACCTTGCAATCCGCTACCCGCGAGAGTTTGAGCCCGGTACCAAGTTCAATTACAACACAGCGGAGAGCCAGGTTTTGCTGGAGCTGGTCCGCCGCGCGACCGGGATGAATGCTGCTGATTATCTGGAGCAAAAGATCTGGCGGCCGCTGGGCATGGAACATGATGCGGGCTGGATCATCGATGCGGCCGGGGCCGACGGCGCTGAAGTGGGTGGGGCGATGTTCAACGCCGCCCTGCGCGACTGGGCCCGCTTCGGATTGTTCATCGAGCAAGGCGGGGCCTGGAATGGCGAACAGATCCTGCCATTCGATTGGGTCAACCGCGCCACCGTCTCGGATGAACCGCATTTGCTCCCGGGAATCGTTCATACCAATCCCAATCGCGGTTATGCCTGGCATTGGTGGACCTATGCGGATGGAACATTCACCGCGTCTGGCGCCAATGGTCAGACCCTCTATGTCGACCGCGACAATGACATTGTCGTGGCTCGTTCAAGCGCTTGGCCGGAAGGCTATGTGCGCGAACATGATGACCAGAGCTTCGATCTGTACAAAGCACTGGCGGCTTGGTTTGTGGTCAAAGAAACGGGGTCAGCCGAGCCGGAGATCAGCGCAACCGACGCGCCCTAA
- the rpoD gene encoding RNA polymerase sigma factor RpoD, with the protein MAKAKAEVLEEGEDRPVLDLSDTKVKKFLKDAKAKGYVTLEQLNKVLPEDELSSDRIEDTMAMLSEQGITVVDNEEEGEAAAKSTAVATTGTTGAVTKKGNARGSDRTDDPVRMYLREMGAVELLSREGEIAIAKRIEAGRDAMIRGLCESPLTFEAMMVWRDELVNERILLRDLIDLEATYGAENPPPEEEELDEEEAEARENETVEERHAREEREDEEEGAAMSMSGMEAELREGVLEKLDEMATGFAKFRKLQEKLVGRRMEGKGLTPKDQENYDGISANIVDALKTMHINNARIEALVEQLYAINKKLMGLEGQLMRLADAHGVPRSEFLKNYFGRELDPNWVEEVSGMSKKWERFTEREAEKIEAIRGEIQMVAQEIGIPIDDYRKIVQRVQKGEREARIAKKEMVEANLRLVISIAKKYTNRGLQFLDLIQEGNIGLMKAVDKFEYRRGYKFSTYATWWIRQAITRSIADQARTIRIPVHMIETINKIVRSQRQMLHEIGREPTPEELAEKLGLPLEKIRKVLKIAKEPISLETPIGDDEDSNLGDFIEDKAALLPVDAAIQSNLRETTTRVLASLTPREERVLRMRFGIGMNTDHTLEEVGQQFSVTRERIRQIEAKALRKLKHPSRSRKLRSFLDT; encoded by the coding sequence ATGGCGAAAGCCAAAGCGGAAGTACTCGAAGAAGGCGAAGACCGTCCGGTCCTCGACCTCAGCGACACCAAAGTCAAAAAATTCCTCAAGGACGCCAAAGCCAAGGGCTATGTGACGCTTGAGCAATTGAATAAAGTTCTGCCCGAGGATGAGCTCTCATCTGATCGGATCGAGGACACGATGGCCATGCTGTCCGAGCAGGGCATCACTGTTGTCGACAATGAAGAAGAGGGCGAAGCGGCGGCCAAATCGACCGCTGTGGCGACAACCGGCACGACCGGCGCGGTGACCAAGAAGGGCAATGCGCGCGGTTCCGACCGGACCGATGATCCCGTGCGCATGTATCTGCGTGAGATGGGGGCGGTGGAGCTCTTGTCGCGCGAAGGCGAGATCGCCATCGCGAAGCGGATCGAGGCCGGCCGCGACGCCATGATCCGCGGCCTGTGTGAATCGCCTCTGACCTTCGAAGCGATGATGGTCTGGCGCGACGAGCTGGTGAATGAGCGTATCCTGCTGCGTGACCTGATCGATCTGGAAGCCACTTACGGCGCGGAAAACCCGCCGCCTGAGGAAGAAGAGCTCGACGAGGAAGAGGCCGAAGCCCGCGAAAACGAAACCGTCGAAGAGCGCCATGCGCGCGAAGAGCGCGAGGATGAGGAAGAAGGCGCCGCCATGTCCATGTCGGGCATGGAAGCCGAACTTCGCGAAGGCGTTCTGGAAAAACTCGACGAAATGGCGACCGGTTTCGCCAAGTTCCGCAAGCTGCAGGAAAAACTGGTCGGACGTCGGATGGAAGGCAAAGGCCTGACGCCGAAAGACCAGGAAAACTATGACGGAATTTCCGCCAACATCGTCGATGCGCTCAAGACCATGCACATCAACAATGCCCGGATCGAGGCTCTGGTTGAGCAGCTCTATGCGATCAACAAGAAGCTGATGGGCCTGGAAGGCCAGCTCATGCGTCTCGCGGATGCGCATGGTGTGCCGCGCTCTGAGTTCCTGAAAAACTATTTTGGCCGCGAGCTAGATCCGAATTGGGTCGAAGAAGTCTCCGGCATGTCGAAGAAGTGGGAGCGCTTCACCGAACGCGAGGCCGAGAAGATCGAAGCCATTCGCGGCGAGATCCAGATGGTTGCGCAAGAGATCGGTATTCCGATTGATGACTATCGCAAGATTGTTCAGCGCGTCCAAAAAGGCGAGCGCGAAGCCCGCATCGCCAAGAAGGAAATGGTCGAGGCCAACCTTCGCCTGGTGATCTCGATCGCCAAGAAGTACACCAATCGCGGCCTGCAATTCCTCGATCTGATCCAAGAAGGCAATATCGGCCTGATGAAGGCGGTGGATAAGTTTGAATATCGCCGCGGCTACAAGTTCTCGACCTATGCGACCTGGTGGATCCGTCAGGCGATCACGCGCTCGATTGCGGACCAGGCCCGGACGATCCGAATTCCGGTGCACATGATCGAGACGATCAACAAGATCGTCCGCTCACAGCGTCAGATGCTGCACGAGATTGGCCGTGAGCCGACCCCGGAAGAGCTGGCTGAAAAGCTTGGCCTGCCGTTGGAAAAGATCCGCAAGGTTCTGAAAATCGCCAAGGAGCCGATCTCTCTGGAAACGCCGATTGGCGACGATGAGGATTCAAACCTCGGCGACTTTATCGAGGACAAGGCGGCGCTTCTGCCTGTCGATGCAGCGATCCAGTCCAACTTGCGCGAGACCACCACGCGTGTACTTGCCTCGCTCACACCCCGTGAGGAGCGCGTGCTGCGCATGCGTTTTGGCATCGGCATGAACACCGATCACACGCTAGAAGAAGTCGGCCAGCAATTCTCGGTGACCCGCGAACGGATCCGCCAGATTGAGGCGAAGGCGCTGCGCAAGCTGAAGCATCCAAGCCGATCCCGGAAATTGCGGAGCTTCTTGGATACATAG
- a CDS encoding GGDEF domain-containing protein, with protein sequence MKQKNEIRSVPSEREFASNLIMVAAIMLVIATVIAVATTWYTTRHYEPQIHHRALRTATILPLIIVPLCTSIVGFQSILNHRRMLRIFHLAHTDEMTSLANRRAFMQEARHRFHSIDLEYHGLSIFIIDLDHFKKVNDAYGHEAGDEVLIHASQQIVQALPEDAMVARLGGEEFAVLLPYADISQIYHYAEAIRHRVASKPCAYQEHRIQVSASVGVGIAHPRDDVRSVMTRADDALYDAKDEGRNRFVIAA encoded by the coding sequence GTGAAACAGAAGAACGAAATTCGATCTGTACCGAGCGAACGGGAGTTTGCATCGAACCTGATTATGGTCGCCGCGATCATGCTCGTGATCGCGACTGTGATTGCTGTCGCCACAACCTGGTACACAACCCGCCATTATGAGCCGCAGATTCATCATCGTGCCTTGCGCACGGCGACCATATTGCCGCTGATCATTGTCCCGCTCTGCACGTCGATTGTCGGGTTCCAGAGCATCCTCAACCATCGCCGCATGCTTCGCATCTTCCACCTCGCGCATACGGACGAAATGACCAGCCTCGCCAATCGGCGCGCTTTCATGCAGGAGGCCCGGCACCGGTTCCATTCGATTGACCTCGAATATCATGGCTTGTCGATCTTCATCATCGATCTCGACCACTTCAAGAAGGTCAATGATGCCTATGGCCACGAAGCGGGCGATGAAGTCCTCATCCACGCCTCACAGCAAATTGTTCAAGCTCTGCCGGAAGACGCCATGGTCGCGCGGCTTGGCGGCGAGGAATTTGCCGTGCTGCTGCCTTATGCCGATATCTCGCAAATCTATCATTATGCCGAGGCGATCCGCCACCGCGTTGCGTCGAAGCCGTGTGCCTACCAGGAGCACCGGATCCAGGTCTCTGCCAGCGTCGGCGTCGGCATAGCCCATCCGCGCGATGATGTGCGCTCGGTCATGACCCGGGCAGATGACGCCCTCTATGACGCCAAGGATGAAGGCCGAAACCGCTTCGTCATCGCCGCTTAG
- the dnaG gene encoding DNA primase: MSAPIRIPDGFVDELKARIRPSDVIGRKVKLKKQGKEWVGLSPFTNEKTPSFYVNDQKKIFKCFSSGIGGDVISFVMETERLSFMEAVEKLADEAGMQLPKATPESQEQYDRRLRLIAACEAAAAFYEERLRASEGTEARTYLEGRGLKPNSWGKYRLGYSPDDWRQTFEYLRSKGFSQSEIIEAGLAVEKDGGGDPYDRFRGRLMFPIEDARGQVIAFGGRALQPDAKPKYLNSSDTPLFHKSRVLYRYKAAREAFGGTEEGGLIVCEGYMDVIALCEAGFGHAVAPLGTALTEDQLGLLWRAGPEPVLCFDGDRAGLGAAYRSIERALPGLQPGRSVFFCLLSDGMDPDDLIRERGPGAMGTLLDNALPLVEVLWRRERDAEAVDTPERQAGLEQRLMQAASAIQHSAVKSAYERELKSRMRDYLWQLRSAGRSGGRVPTRGGKLLDASLRGGAPAKTRGLGLVVRAVDHHHLAEIGFEALAVADLPDPDVSAIRDALISQNTAESGVDRKGLSDHLESLGKSRAAELLTTYPDTPEIARGGPEEREWLIALEQYARPEGTDGSGRNSGEAFATPEDARYRHRLVSERRARTARLNEAAEKADQD, from the coding sequence ATGAGCGCCCCTATTCGCATCCCTGACGGTTTTGTTGACGAGCTGAAAGCCCGCATTCGCCCGTCTGATGTGATTGGCCGTAAGGTGAAGCTGAAAAAGCAGGGCAAGGAATGGGTCGGCCTGTCGCCCTTCACCAATGAGAAGACTCCCAGTTTCTACGTCAACGACCAGAAGAAGATCTTCAAGTGCTTCTCCTCCGGGATTGGGGGCGACGTGATTTCCTTTGTCATGGAGACCGAGCGTCTGTCCTTCATGGAAGCGGTGGAAAAGCTCGCCGACGAGGCCGGGATGCAGCTGCCCAAGGCAACGCCGGAAAGTCAGGAACAGTATGACCGTCGCCTGCGCCTGATCGCAGCCTGTGAAGCCGCCGCAGCCTTCTATGAGGAACGTTTGCGGGCGAGCGAGGGGACAGAAGCGCGGACCTATCTGGAAGGACGGGGGCTCAAGCCAAACAGCTGGGGCAAGTATCGACTGGGCTACAGCCCGGACGATTGGCGCCAGACGTTCGAATACCTCCGATCAAAGGGTTTCTCCCAAAGCGAAATCATCGAGGCGGGACTCGCCGTCGAGAAAGATGGCGGCGGCGATCCTTATGATCGCTTCCGTGGCCGACTGATGTTTCCGATCGAGGATGCGCGCGGTCAGGTCATCGCCTTTGGTGGCCGCGCGTTGCAGCCTGACGCCAAGCCGAAATATCTCAACTCTTCGGATACACCGCTCTTCCACAAATCGCGGGTGCTTTATCGCTACAAGGCCGCGCGCGAAGCTTTTGGCGGCACGGAGGAAGGCGGACTGATTGTCTGCGAGGGCTATATGGACGTCATTGCCCTGTGCGAAGCGGGTTTCGGTCACGCAGTGGCGCCGCTGGGGACGGCCCTCACAGAGGACCAACTCGGTCTGCTTTGGCGCGCCGGGCCGGAGCCAGTCCTGTGTTTCGATGGCGACCGCGCCGGCCTCGGCGCCGCGTATCGCTCGATCGAGCGAGCGCTGCCTGGTCTTCAGCCGGGACGTAGCGTGTTTTTCTGCCTGCTCTCTGATGGCATGGATCCGGACGATCTCATCCGCGAGCGCGGCCCAGGAGCAATGGGCACGCTGCTGGACAATGCCTTGCCGCTGGTCGAGGTGCTCTGGCGGCGCGAACGCGATGCCGAAGCCGTCGATACACCGGAGCGTCAGGCGGGCCTCGAACAGCGCCTGATGCAAGCTGCCAGCGCGATCCAACACAGCGCAGTCAAGTCAGCCTATGAACGCGAACTGAAATCTCGGATGCGGGACTATCTCTGGCAATTGAGGTCGGCGGGGCGTAGCGGCGGTCGGGTCCCCACACGTGGTGGCAAATTGCTGGACGCGTCCCTACGAGGCGGCGCGCCCGCCAAGACAAGAGGGCTCGGTCTGGTTGTGCGGGCGGTGGATCATCACCACCTTGCCGAGATCGGATTTGAGGCCCTGGCTGTTGCAGATTTGCCAGACCCGGATGTTTCCGCCATTCGCGACGCCCTGATCAGCCAAAATACTGCAGAATCAGGTGTTGACCGCAAGGGACTCAGTGACCATTTAGAGAGCCTTGGAAAATCGCGCGCTGCAGAACTGCTAACAACTTATCCCGACACCCCAGAGATTGCCCGAGGCGGGCCAGAGGAACGGGAATGGCTGATCGCCCTGGAACAGTATGCACGCCCGGAAGGTACGGATGGGTCCGGCCGCAATTCTGGCGAAGCTTTTGCAACGCCGGAAGATGCGCGTTACCGGCACCGTTTAGTATCAGAGAGAAGGGCTCGCACAGCGCGTCTCAATGAGGCAGCGGAGAAAGCAGATCAGGATTGA